DNA from Hwangdonia lutea:
GCTTAACGATTATGTTGATGCCATTAGGCACTCTTATTGGATTCATTCAGAATTTAACTTTACTAGCGACATACAAGATTTTAAAACAAAACTTACCATTGTAGAGCAAAATGCAATAAAAAACACCATGCTTGCGATTTCGCAAATAGAGGTGGCGGTTAAAAGTTTTTGGGGCGATCTTTATAACAAAATGCCGAAGCCGGAAATTGGATCGGTGGGAGCTACATTTGCAGAAAGCGAGGTAAGACACCAAGACGCTTATTCGCATTTACTGGAAATTTTAGGTTTAAATAACGAGTTTAAACACCTAAAAAAGAAACCCGTAATTATGCGTCGTGTGCATTACTTGGAAACCGCATTAAAAAATGCAAAAAGCGAAGATAACAAAGAGTTTGCCGAGTCTATATTATTGTTCTCGCTGTTTATAGAGCATGTTTCTTTATTCTCTCAGTTTTTAATAATCATGGCTTTTAATAAGCATAAAAACATGCTTAAAGGGGTTTCAAATGTTGTTGAAGCAACTTCTAAAGAAGAGCAAATTCATGGCGATTTCGGGATAGATGTAATTAAAATAATTAAAGAAGAAAACCCAACGTGGTTTGATGACGAGCACACAAAATTAGTACAGGATTTATGTAAAGAAGCCTTTGAGTCTGAAAGTAAAATAATAGACTGGATTTTTGAAGCTGGAGAATTAGAGTTTTTACCAAAAGATGTGATTAACGAATTTATTAAACATCGTTTTAACAATTCCTTAGAGAGCATAGGTATTGAAAAAGTATTTGAAATAGACCAAAAATTAGTTGAAAAAACAGAATGGTTTGACGATGAAATTATTGGCACAAAACACGGGGATTTCTTCGTAAAACGATCTATAAACTACAGTAAAAGAACAAAAAGTATAACCAGCGACGACCTATTTTAAAAATGAGCGACTACACCAACAAAACCACAGCAGAAAATTTACAACAACAAGAAGCAGGAACTTCAAAATTCGACGAATTAATTAATGCCAGAACCGAGGCTATAAAAGAGGCTACTAAAAAACCAGAAATTAAATGGTTAACAGAGAACAGTCGTAAGTTTTTATCATCAGGTTACTTAACAGACAATACAACACCCGAAGAGAGAATTAAGGAAATTGCGCTAAATGCAGAAAAAATATTAAAAATAGACGGTTTTGCAGATAAGTTTTATGGCTATATGGCCGAAGGCTATTATTCGTTGGCATCACCGGTTTGGTCTAACTTTGGTAAAAAAAGAGGTTTGCCCATTAGTTGTTTTGGTTCGCATATTTCCGATGATATGGGCGATATTCTTTACACTCAGTCCGAGGTAGGCATGATGTCTAAACTTGGAGGTGGAACTTCGGGGTATTTTGGCAAACTGAGACACCGAGGCGCGCCTGTAAAAAACAATGGTGAATCGTCGGGTGCGGTTCATATCATGCAACTTTTTGAAAAAATGGTGGATGTTGTAAGTCAGGGTTCTGTACGACGCGGTCGTTTTTCGCCATACCTTCCTATTGAGCATCAAGATATTCATGAGTTTTTAGAAATAGGAACAGAAGGAAACCCCATTCAAGAATTAACACACGGTGTTACCGTTGGAAACCAATGGATGGAAGAAATGATTGAAGGCGATACAGATAAAAGAGCTATTTGGGCTAAAGTGCTGCAACGCCGCGGTGAAATAGGTTATCCTTATATTTTCTTTAGAGACAATGCCAATAATGCTGCGCCGGAAGTATATCAGGAAAAAAAGCATGAAATCTACGCCAGTAATTTATGCTCGGAAATCATGTTGCCAACAAACGACAGATGGTCTTTTGTGTGCGTGCTATCTTCAATAAATTTATTGCATTACGATAAATGGAAAGATACCGATGCCGTTGAAACTATGGTGTACTTTTTAGATGCCGTTTTAGAAGAGTTTATTACCAAATTAGAAGTATACAGAGATTCTACAAATCGAGACGACCAGCAAACCTTTCTGTTTATGGAAAAGGCCTATAATTTTGCCAAAGAAAACAGAGCCTTAGGTATGGGCGCTTTGGGGTGGCACTCGTTATTGCAGTCTAAAATGTTGTCTTTTGATAGTCAAGAAGCTTTCAATTTAAATAGTGAAATATTCAAGACCATTGGCGAAAAATCGAAAAAAGCATCCCAGGAATTAGCTAAATTATATGGAGAGCCAGAGGTGTTAAAAGGCTACGGAAGACGAAATACCACATTAAATGCCGTGGCGCCAACAACGTCTTCAGCCTTTATTTTAGGGCAAGTATCGCAGGGTATTGAACCCATTTGGTCTAATAGTTATGTAAAGGATATTGCGAAAATTAAAACCACAATTAAAAACCCGTTTTTAGTCGAGCTTTTAGAAGAAAAGGGATTAAATACAAGCGAAATTTGGAAAAGCATTCGCGATTACGATGGTTCCGTGCAGCATTTAGAAGAACTTACAGACCATGAAAAAGAGGTGTTTAAAACCTATTCCGAAATCGATCAAATGACTATTATTTACCAAGCGGCAAATAGACAAAACCATATCGACCAAGGGCAATCTTTAAACATTATGGTGCACCCAGACATGCCAGTTAAAGATATTAATAAGCTTTACGTAACGGCTTGGAAATTGGGCGTAAAATCGCTGTATTACCAACACAGTATGAATGCGGCACAGAAGTTTAAGCAAAAGAAAGAATGCACGAGTTGCGAAGGATAATTAACAATAAGTTTTAAGTGTAAACAAAGCCACCTCAATTGGGGTGGTTTTTTGTTTGCTGACCATTCATAAAAAAATGTTATTTTTAGTTTTTTAACTTAACCTTAGGCTGCTCTCTAAACTATGAAACACCAAATGTATACAACTTTACATGCTTCACGTCCGTGGCAGTTAATTGATTTACAGTTCGTTTTAAGGTGTTTTTTGCCGATTAAAAACTAAAATAAGTTAGCGCTATGATTAGAAAAGCAACGTTTTTTGTCCTTTTAATTGTAATAGCGATTCTTCTTTTTTTTAACCCGAATTTTAAAACGATTTCGGCGGGTGTTGCCATTTTACTATTTGGCATGATTATGTTGGAAGAAGGATTTAGGGTTTTTACCAAAGGTCCACTTCAAAGAATATTAAAAAAGGCAACAAACAAGCTTTATAAAAGCATTACTACTGGTGCTTTGGTTACGGGGTTAATTCAGTCTAGCTCGTTGGTTTCGGTAATAACCATTTCGTTTGTCAGTGCAGAGTTAATCACTTTAGCTGGCGGTATAGGATTAATTTTTGGCTCAAATATCGGCACGACAGCCACGGCGTGGTTAGTAGCAGGTTTTGGCCTAAAAATAAAGGTGTCTACTTTGGCAATGCCCATGCTGGTTTTCGGAATTATTTTTGCATTTCAAAAAAACACAACTCTAAAAGGTGTTGGTAATGTTTTAGCGGGCTTGGGCTTTTTCTTTTTGGGAATTCATTATATGAAAGAGGGTTTTGATGTTTTTAAAACCTACTTCGATTTGTCCCAATATGCCGTTTCTGGATTTTTGGGTGTTTTTATTTATACAGGCTTGGGAATTATTATCACTACCATTCTGCAATCAAGTAGCGCCACTTTGGCTTTAATTTTAACGGCGCTTGCCGCTGGACAAATAGAATACGAAAATGCCCTTGCTTTGGCCATTGGAGCCAATGTGGGTACCACCATTACGGCTATTATTGGGGCGTTGGGCTCAAATATTGCTGGCCGAAGATTGGCGGGGGCTCATTTTGTTTTTAATATGACCACAGGGTTAATAGCCATTGCGTTTATCTTTCCGTTGGCTCGATTGGTGAATAATTTGTCCGAGGTTTTACAGATAGCAGACACCAATTACACCTTAAAATTAGCCTTGTTTCATACCATTTTTAATGTTGTGGGCGTGGTGGTCATGATTCCCTTTATTAAAAAACTTGAAGTTTTATTGCAAAGGGTGATAAAAGAAAAATCGGATAAAGATATTGATGAACCAAAATATTTAAACGCCGCCGTATTGAAATTTCCAGGAACCGCTATTTCAGCATTAATTAACGAGTCGAGATATCTTTATAAAAACAGCATTTTCGAAATTGTGGCGCATGCATTAAATATTCATAGGGAAGACATTAAATCCAGTGAAAAAATAAAGAAGATTGTAAAAAAATCCGATATCGATTTTAAAACCGATGTCGAAGGTTTGTACTATACCAAAGTAAAAACCATTTATAGCGAAATTATTAGGTATGCCACCACAGCACAAAGTGATTTAAAACTTAATAAAAAGCAAATAAAGGTGGTTTCTGAAATAAAAATGGCGAACAGAAAAATGGTTGAAATTATAAAAAGCGTAAAAGAGCTGAACAAAAACATTACCATGGCATCGGCATCAAGCAATAAACATTTGCAAAATGAATACGATAGTTTTAGAAAAAAACTAACCAAGGTATTGCGGGTTATCTATTTGTTTAGAACGGAAACAGATCACGCAGACTACGCCCGAAAACTCAAGCAATTAAGAAAAGAAGCAAAAGCAAATATTAGGCAAAGTAACACCTCTATTGATCGATTGATTAGAGAGGATTTAATTACGGCTAAAATGGCGTCGTCGCTTTTTAACGATTATGCCAATGTAAACGATATAATAGACAAGCTCATTGAAATTGCCGAACTGTTATACGGTAAAAAGGACACACTTTTGGAGAATAAAACGGAATAAAACCTGTATAACAGAAGACGTTTTTGTTCTTCTGAACGCCATTAGTAATCCTAAATGTTCATAACCTAAGATGCTTCACTGAACTATATTAAAATTCCCAAAACCAAAATTTATTTGGCTTTAGGAATTTTAATGCGACATGCTTTATTCAATGATTTTTTTCAGACAAGCTATTTTAAGGTTTAGTTGTCCTTTTTCTTTTTGTCTTTATCAGATTTGCTGCCAACTTCCAAAACGTCATCTACCACACTAATAGTGGCTGGTTTTACAGAGGCATCATGCGAATTGTAA
Protein-coding regions in this window:
- a CDS encoding ribonucleotide-diphosphate reductase subunit beta, giving the protein MEITQIIKRDYETSPFVLNKISNAIEKAMLSVGNGTKEDANGIAVNVLQALLDRKAKDYKYVPTVEQVQDLVEEKLMESAFHDVAKAYILYRDEQARNRKTNIFEKRINLKPYEYPALNDYVDAIRHSYWIHSEFNFTSDIQDFKTKLTIVEQNAIKNTMLAISQIEVAVKSFWGDLYNKMPKPEIGSVGATFAESEVRHQDAYSHLLEILGLNNEFKHLKKKPVIMRRVHYLETALKNAKSEDNKEFAESILLFSLFIEHVSLFSQFLIIMAFNKHKNMLKGVSNVVEATSKEEQIHGDFGIDVIKIIKEENPTWFDDEHTKLVQDLCKEAFESESKIIDWIFEAGELEFLPKDVINEFIKHRFNNSLESIGIEKVFEIDQKLVEKTEWFDDEIIGTKHGDFFVKRSINYSKRTKSITSDDLF
- a CDS encoding ribonucleoside-diphosphate reductase subunit alpha; translation: MSDYTNKTTAENLQQQEAGTSKFDELINARTEAIKEATKKPEIKWLTENSRKFLSSGYLTDNTTPEERIKEIALNAEKILKIDGFADKFYGYMAEGYYSLASPVWSNFGKKRGLPISCFGSHISDDMGDILYTQSEVGMMSKLGGGTSGYFGKLRHRGAPVKNNGESSGAVHIMQLFEKMVDVVSQGSVRRGRFSPYLPIEHQDIHEFLEIGTEGNPIQELTHGVTVGNQWMEEMIEGDTDKRAIWAKVLQRRGEIGYPYIFFRDNANNAAPEVYQEKKHEIYASNLCSEIMLPTNDRWSFVCVLSSINLLHYDKWKDTDAVETMVYFLDAVLEEFITKLEVYRDSTNRDDQQTFLFMEKAYNFAKENRALGMGALGWHSLLQSKMLSFDSQEAFNLNSEIFKTIGEKSKKASQELAKLYGEPEVLKGYGRRNTTLNAVAPTTSSAFILGQVSQGIEPIWSNSYVKDIAKIKTTIKNPFLVELLEEKGLNTSEIWKSIRDYDGSVQHLEELTDHEKEVFKTYSEIDQMTIIYQAANRQNHIDQGQSLNIMVHPDMPVKDINKLYVTAWKLGVKSLYYQHSMNAAQKFKQKKECTSCEG
- a CDS encoding Na/Pi cotransporter family protein; its protein translation is MIRKATFFVLLIVIAILLFFNPNFKTISAGVAILLFGMIMLEEGFRVFTKGPLQRILKKATNKLYKSITTGALVTGLIQSSSLVSVITISFVSAELITLAGGIGLIFGSNIGTTATAWLVAGFGLKIKVSTLAMPMLVFGIIFAFQKNTTLKGVGNVLAGLGFFFLGIHYMKEGFDVFKTYFDLSQYAVSGFLGVFIYTGLGIIITTILQSSSATLALILTALAAGQIEYENALALAIGANVGTTITAIIGALGSNIAGRRLAGAHFVFNMTTGLIAIAFIFPLARLVNNLSEVLQIADTNYTLKLALFHTIFNVVGVVVMIPFIKKLEVLLQRVIKEKSDKDIDEPKYLNAAVLKFPGTAISALINESRYLYKNSIFEIVAHALNIHREDIKSSEKIKKIVKKSDIDFKTDVEGLYYTKVKTIYSEIIRYATTAQSDLKLNKKQIKVVSEIKMANRKMVEIIKSVKELNKNITMASASSNKHLQNEYDSFRKKLTKVLRVIYLFRTETDHADYARKLKQLRKEAKANIRQSNTSIDRLIREDLITAKMASSLFNDYANVNDIIDKLIEIAELLYGKKDTLLENKTE